Proteins from a single region of Pangasianodon hypophthalmus isolate fPanHyp1 chromosome 7, fPanHyp1.pri, whole genome shotgun sequence:
- the ehd1a gene encoding EH domain-containing protein 1a yields MFSWSKRNGKKEPELFQNVSEGLKRLYRHKLFPLEDTYRFHDFHSPALEDADFDNKPMVLLVGQYSTGKTTFIRHLMEQDFPGMRIGPEPTTDSFIAVMHGEQEGVIPGNALVVDPKKPFRKLNAFGNAFLNRFMCAQLKNPVLESISIIDTPGILSGEKQRISRGYDFAAVLEWFAERVDRIILLFDAHKLDISDEFSEVIKALKNHEDKMRVVLNKADQISTQQLMRVYGALMWSLGKIINTPEVVRVYIGSFWAQPLHVPDNRKLFEAEEQDLFRDIQSLPRNAALRKLNDLIKRARLAKVHAYIITSLKKEMPSMFGKDNKKKELIANLGAIYEKIEREHNISPGDFPNLKKMQDALAAQDFAKFPALKPKLLEAVEDMLANDIAKLMALVRQEEAAMPSQAVKGGAFEGTMNGPFGHGYGEGAGEGIDELEWVVARDKPSYDEIFYTLSPINGKVSGAAAKKEMLKSKLPNTVLGKIWSLADVDKDGFLDDEEFALANHLIKVKLEGYELPAKLPSHLVPPSKRGQEQQ; encoded by the exons ATGTTTAGTTGGTCCAAAAGGAACGGGAAGAAAGAGCCGGAGCTTTTTCAAAATGTCTCCGAGGGGCTGAAGCGCCTGTACCGCCACAAGCTCTTCCCCCTGGAGGACACCTACCGCTTCCACGACTTCCACTCCCCGGCGCTGGAGGATGCCGACTTCGATAATAAGCCCATGGTGCTTCTGGTCGGTCAGTATTCCACCGGAAAAACGACCTTCATCCGGCACCTGATGGAGCAGGATTTCCCCGGGATGCGGATCGGACCGGAGCCCACCACAGACTCGTTCATAGCGGTGATGCACGGAGAGCAGGAGGGGGTCATCCCGGGCAACGCGCTGGTGGTGGACCCGAAAAAACCCTTCCGGAAACTCAACGCCTTCGGAAACGCTTTCCTCAACAG GTTTATGTGTGCTCAGCTGAAGAATCCTGTCCTAGAGAGTATCAGTATCATCGATACCCCAGGCATCCTGTCGGGGGAGAAACAGAGGATAAGCCGAG GCTATGACTTTGCGGCTGTACTCGAGTGGTTCGCCGAGAGGGTGGATCGCATCATCCTGCTCTTCGATGCCCACAAGCTGGACATCTCGGACGAGTTCTCCGAGGTGATAAAAGCCTTAAAGAACCATGAAGACAAGATGCGTGTGGTATTGAACAAAGCAGACCAGATCAGCACACAGCAGCTGATGAGGGTGTACGGTGCCCTTATGTGGTCACTAGGGAAGATCATTAACACCCCGGAGGTGGTGCGGGTCTACATCGGCTCATTCTGGGCGCAGCCTCTCCATGTTCCAGATAACAGGAAGCTGTTTGAGGCTGAGGAGCAGGACCTTTTCCGAGACATCCAGAGTCTTCCACGGAACGCTGCCTTGAGAAAGCTGAATGATCTGATTAAGAGGGCACGTCTTGCCAAG GTTCACGCTTACATCATCACGTCTCTAAAGAAGGAAATGCCCAGCATGTTTGGCAAAGACAACAAGAAGAAAGAACTGATTGCCAACCTGGGTGCCATCTATGAGAAGATTGAGAGAGAACACAACATTTCTCCAGGGGACTTCCCAAACCTCAAGAAGATGCAG GACGCCCTGGCTGCCCAAGACTTTGCCAAATTCCCCGCCTTGAAGCCCAAACTGCTGGAGGCTGTGGAGGACATGCTGGCCAATGACATTGCCAAGCTCATGGCACTCGTGCGCCAGGAGGAGGCAGCCATGCCTTCTCAGGCAGTGAAGGGCGGAGCCTTCGAGGGCACCATGAATGGGCCATTCGGCCACGGTTACGGTGAGGGTGCCGGTGAGGGCATCGATGAGCTGGAGTGGGTGGTAGCTCGTGACAAGCCATCCTATGATGAAATCTTCTACACTCTCTCACCCATTAATGGCAAGGTGTCGGGCGCTGCTGCCAAGAAGGAGATGCTGAAATCCAAGTTGCCTAATACAGTGCTTGGCAAGATCTGGAGCCTGGCTGATGTGGACAAAGATGGCTTCCTGGATGATGAGGAGTTTGCGCTGGCCAACCATCTGATCAAGGTGAAGCTGGAAGGCTACGAGCTGCCCGCCAAACTGCCCTCTCACCTGGTGCCCCCATCCAAACGTGGGCAAGAGCAGCAGTGA